In Streptomyces sp. NBC_00448, the following are encoded in one genomic region:
- a CDS encoding DUF3592 domain-containing protein → MFFTVLASAGLVVGIGAAVKAVKDEAAFLRVRRRGIEVQADVVDNDASPVGNRNTYFLTPVVRYRLNGRSYTAALCNPNGAPGGVGGGMTVLVHPDHPYAPYDRYGGMGTQSRNLLLLFALTVADFALMLALR, encoded by the coding sequence ATGTTCTTCACGGTTCTCGCCTCGGCGGGCCTCGTCGTCGGAATCGGCGCCGCCGTCAAGGCGGTCAAAGACGAGGCCGCCTTCCTCCGGGTCCGCCGCCGGGGCATAGAAGTCCAGGCCGACGTCGTGGACAACGACGCGAGCCCCGTCGGCAACCGGAACACGTACTTCCTCACCCCGGTCGTCCGCTACCGCCTCAACGGCCGCTCCTACACGGCCGCGTTGTGCAACCCCAACGGCGCACCCGGCGGTGTCGGCGGCGGCATGACCGTCCTGGTCCACCCCGACCATCCGTACGCGCCCTACGACCGCTACGGCGGGATGGGCACCCAGTCCCGCAACCTTCTGCTGCTCTTCGCCCTCACGGTCGCGGACTTCGCGCTGATGCTCGCCCTCCGCTGA
- a CDS encoding alpha/beta hydrolase family protein: MTHSDPDPTNPDRTSAAPTRSDLAHPTSVEAAGGARPPRIVSVKPIVLDAPDRGEDLRVRVTAPVSGRDLPVVVFSHGFGSSADGYGPLTDFWAAHGFVVVQPTHLDSRTVGLPADDPRTPRIWRHRVADVKRVLDRLDLLEAAVPGLGGRVDRSRVAAAGHSFGGQTAGNLLGLRVLDPGSGTGEDLSDPRVRAGVLLATAGRGGADLSAFAAENYPFMNADFTHMTAPALVVAGDRDDSPMTVRGPDWLADPYVLSPGDKSLLTLFGAEHSLGGVPGYEARETTDEHPGRLALIQRATTAYLRHTLGLDDTGWTAVRKELADSTSPLGRIESKSSSRP; this comes from the coding sequence ATGACGCATTCCGATCCCGACCCGACAAACCCCGACCGGACGAGCGCTGCCCCGACACGCAGCGACCTCGCCCACCCGACGAGCGTCGAAGCAGCCGGCGGCGCGCGCCCGCCGCGGATCGTCTCGGTGAAGCCGATCGTGCTGGACGCGCCGGACCGCGGCGAGGACCTGCGGGTGCGGGTGACCGCGCCGGTGTCCGGGCGGGACCTGCCGGTCGTCGTCTTCTCGCACGGTTTCGGCTCGTCGGCTGATGGCTACGGCCCGCTGACCGACTTCTGGGCCGCGCACGGCTTCGTGGTGGTGCAACCCACCCACCTCGACTCGCGGACCGTGGGCCTTCCCGCCGACGATCCCCGTACCCCGCGGATATGGCGGCACCGGGTGGCGGACGTGAAGCGCGTCCTCGACCGGCTCGACCTGCTGGAAGCCGCCGTTCCCGGGCTCGGCGGGCGGGTCGACCGGAGCCGTGTCGCCGCGGCCGGGCACTCCTTCGGCGGCCAGACCGCGGGGAACCTGCTGGGGCTGCGCGTCCTCGACCCGGGCAGCGGCACCGGCGAGGACCTGTCGGACCCGCGGGTGCGGGCGGGCGTGCTGCTCGCCACGGCCGGACGGGGCGGCGCCGACCTGTCGGCGTTCGCCGCCGAGAACTACCCGTTCATGAACGCGGACTTCACGCACATGACGGCCCCGGCTCTCGTCGTCGCCGGGGACCGGGACGACTCCCCGATGACCGTCCGCGGACCGGACTGGCTCGCCGACCCGTACGTCCTGAGCCCGGGCGACAAGAGCCTGCTCACCCTGTTCGGCGCGGAGCACTCGCTCGGCGGCGTCCCCGGCTACGAGGCCAGGGAGACCACGGACGAGCACCCCGGCCGGCTCGCCCTGATCCAGCGCGCCACCACCGCCTACCTCCGCCACACCCTCGGCCTCGACGACACCGGCTGGACCGCGGTCCGCAAGGAACTGGCCGACAGCACAAGCCCGTTGGGCCGCATCGAGTCCAAGTCGTCCTCCCGTCCCTGA